In one Chiloscyllium plagiosum isolate BGI_BamShark_2017 unplaced genomic scaffold, ASM401019v2 scaf_89861, whole genome shotgun sequence genomic region, the following are encoded:
- the LOC122546382 gene encoding FACT complex subunit SSRP1-like codes for MFSLFVFPDHPLPPYSNSGAHCITCSYKASSGLLYPLERGFIYVHKPPVHIRFDEISHVNFARGTTTTRSFDFEIETKQGSLYTFSSIEREEYGKLFDFVNAKKLNIKNRGMKEVS; via the exons ATGTTCTCTCTGTTTGTGTTTCCTGATCACCCCCTGCCACCCTACAGTAACTCCGGGGCCCACTGCATCACGTGTTCTTACAAAGCCAGTTCGGGTCTCCTGTATCCCCTCGAACGGGGGTTCATCTACGTCCACAAACCCCCGGTTCACATCCGCTTTGACGAGATCTCCCACGTCAACTTCGCCAGAGGCACCACGACCACCCGCTCCTTTGACTTTGAGATCGAGACCAAGCAAGGCAGCCTGTACACCTTCAGCAGCATCGAGAG GGAGGAATATGGGAAACTCTTTGACTTTGTCAACGCCAAAAAACTCAACATCAAGAATCGCGGGATGAAGGAGGTAAGCTGA